One Pyrus communis chromosome 4, drPyrComm1.1, whole genome shotgun sequence genomic region harbors:
- the LOC137732892 gene encoding uncharacterized protein, with protein sequence MGKTTVLESLMRFCSAIEALYTNEYLRTPMTRDMRRLLRKGEMRGFPDMIGSIDCMHWTWKNCPRAQNDINVIAQSPMFDDLLQGKSPRCTYWVNDTKYDGAYYLADGIYPRWSTFVKTVPHS encoded by the exons atgggaaaaacaactgttctggagtccctgatgcggttttgctctgcaattgaagccctgtacaccaatgagtaccttcggaCACCCATGacaagggacatgcgaaggcttctaaggaagggtgagatgcgaggcttccctgacatgattggaagcattgactgcatgcactggacttggaaaaactgtccaa gagctcagaatgacATAAATGTCATTGCTCAATCTCCAATGTTCGACGATCTGCTGCAAGGAAAATCGCCaagatgcacatattgggttaatgaCACTAAATATGACGGAgcatactaccttgcagatggcatttacccaaggtggtccacgtttgtcaaaacagtgccacattcATAG
- the LOC137731000 gene encoding tobamovirus multiplication protein 2A-like, which translates to MACRGCLGCLLKLLNFVLTLVGLAMVGYGIYLLVEYLRAADTTVMSSPVGDVHDLVQLSRPMLMTVSLSDNILDNLPKAWFIYLFIGIGAIIFVISCFGCVGAMTRNGCCLSCYSVLVILLILVELGAAAFIFFDKSWEDEIPTDSSGDFEMIYAFLKAHWNIVRWVALGAVVFEALLFLLALVVRAANRPAEYDSDDELIAPRQQIRQPLISNRPAVPATGVPVAGSLDQRAPNRNDAWSTRMREKYGLDTAEFTYNPSESHRFQQVAAQPQEERSRCIVM; encoded by the exons ATGGCCTGCAGAGGGTGCTTGGGGTGCTTATTGAAGCTATTGAACTTTGTCTTGACCCTTGTGGGGCTGGCCATGGTGGGCTATGGGATCTACTTGCTTGTGGAATACTTGAGAGCTGCGGACACAACTGTAATGTCTTCGCCTGTGGGCGACGTTCATGATTTGGTACAGCTGAGCCGGCCTATGCTCATGACTGTGTCTCTTTCAGATAATATCTTGGATAATTTGCCGAAAGCTTG GTTCATATACTTGTTTATTGGAATTGGAGCAATTATATTTGTCATCTCTTGTTTTGGTTGCGTGGGTGCTATGACACGGAATGGCTGCTGCTTGAGTTGT TATTCGGTCCTGGTGATCCTTTTGATCTTGGTAGAGCTGGGAGCTGCCGCCTTTATATTCTTTGACAAAAGCTGGGAAGAT GAAATCCCAACGGATTCAAGTGGAGATTTTGAGATGATATATGCATTTCTGAAAGCTCATTGGAACATTGTGAGATGGGTTGCTCTTGGAGCTGTTGTCTTCGAG GCTCTACTTTTCTTGCTAGCTCTTGTGGTTAGGGCAGCGAATAGACCAGCAGAGTATGACAGTGATGATGAGCTCATTGCTCCAAGGCAACAAATTAGGCAGCCATTGATCAGCAACCGGCCAGCTGTTCCAGCAACTGGTGTACCTGTTGCTGGGTCTCTTGATCAGAGAGCACCAAACAGAAATGATGCATGGAGTACACGCATGAGGGAAAAG TACGGACTTGATACAGCTGAGTTTACATATAACCCATCAGAGTCACACAGATTCCAGCAAGTTGCAGCTCAACCACAAGAAGAAAGGAGCCGATGCATTGTCATGTGA
- the LOC137731001 gene encoding uncharacterized protein isoform X1, with product MAWFLIVSSVIVLWVASLFKIIHGSYSLPKGTFLNNLKNGGSVNKRNVLFVVAHPDDESMFFTPTINYLTSRGHNVHILCLSIGDADGKGTTRKEELYQASAILKVPHQQVSVLDHPDLQDGFGKVWNDSILANIIEEEITRNSIDLIITFDNYGVSGHCNHRDVHYGVRKLLQASSEGKIEAWELVSTNIFRKYSGPVDIWLSSLNPMQSSHEVVHCLLNEQPRKSFLAMAQHSSQWVWFRKLFVAFSSYTYVNTLKKM from the exons ATGGCATGGTTCTTGATTGTTTCTTCAGTGATTGTACTTTGGGTAGCTTCGTTATTCAAAATTATTCACGGCTCATATTCGCTTCCCAAGGGCACTTTTTTGAATAATTTGAAAAATG GTGGCAGTGTCAACAAGAGAAATGTTTTGTTCGTTGTTGCCCACCCAGATGACGAGTCCAT GTTCTTTACTCCAACAATAAACTATCTGACCTCGAGAGGGCATAATGTTCACATTTTATGCTTGTCAATTG GTGATGCAGATGGCAAGGGAACTACAAGAAAAGAAGAGCTCTACCAGGCTTCTGCAATTCTCAAG GTTCCGCATCAACAAGTGTCGGTTCTGGATCATCCAGATCTTCAG GATGGTTTTGGCAAAGTTTGGAACGATAGCATATTGGCAAATATTATCGAAGAGGAAATTACAAGAAACAGCATTGACTTG ATAATTACTTTTGATAACTACGGAGTTTCAGGCCATTGTAACCACCGTGATGTGCATTATGGGGTAAG GAAACTCTTACAAGCGTCGTCAGAAGGGAAAATTGAAGCCTGGGAACTC GTTAGTACAAACATATTTCGCAAGTATAGCGGACCAGTCGATATCTGGCTGTCCAGTTTAAATCCCATGCAATCCTCACATGAAGTGGTGCATTGCTTGCTCAATGAGCAGCCCAGAAAGAGCTTCCTGGCGATGGCACAACATTCCAGCCAATGGGTTTG GTTCCGCAAGCTGTTTGTAGCATTTTCCAGTTACACGTATGTGAACACGCTTAAAAAAATGTAG
- the LOC137731001 gene encoding uncharacterized protein isoform X2 has protein sequence MAWFLIVSSVIVLWVASLFKIIHGSYSLPKGTFLNNLKNGGSVNKRNVLFVVAHPDDESMFFTPTINYLTSRGHNVHILCLSIGDADGKGTTRKEELYQASAILKIITFDNYGVSGHCNHRDVHYGVRKLLQASSEGKIEAWELVSTNIFRKYSGPVDIWLSSLNPMQSSHEVVHCLLNEQPRKSFLAMAQHSSQWVWFRKLFVAFSSYTYVNTLKKM, from the exons ATGGCATGGTTCTTGATTGTTTCTTCAGTGATTGTACTTTGGGTAGCTTCGTTATTCAAAATTATTCACGGCTCATATTCGCTTCCCAAGGGCACTTTTTTGAATAATTTGAAAAATG GTGGCAGTGTCAACAAGAGAAATGTTTTGTTCGTTGTTGCCCACCCAGATGACGAGTCCAT GTTCTTTACTCCAACAATAAACTATCTGACCTCGAGAGGGCATAATGTTCACATTTTATGCTTGTCAATTG GTGATGCAGATGGCAAGGGAACTACAAGAAAAGAAGAGCTCTACCAGGCTTCTGCAATTCTCAAG ATAATTACTTTTGATAACTACGGAGTTTCAGGCCATTGTAACCACCGTGATGTGCATTATGGGGTAAG GAAACTCTTACAAGCGTCGTCAGAAGGGAAAATTGAAGCCTGGGAACTC GTTAGTACAAACATATTTCGCAAGTATAGCGGACCAGTCGATATCTGGCTGTCCAGTTTAAATCCCATGCAATCCTCACATGAAGTGGTGCATTGCTTGCTCAATGAGCAGCCCAGAAAGAGCTTCCTGGCGATGGCACAACATTCCAGCCAATGGGTTTG GTTCCGCAAGCTGTTTGTAGCATTTTCCAGTTACACGTATGTGAACACGCTTAAAAAAATGTAG
- the LOC137731623 gene encoding protein IWS1 homolog 1-like translates to MAYEDNPYRDEDGEPLMDYDDFGAGRDPSPEPHQDDVLEDNDDWPDQDRSRTPVHEDPSSLKSKPRKRLIKKSQVGKFPVISDLDDDDGGDGDEGNRKRLKKEKRHKGEKKGSKYPRRSSSDKAATDGEVKEMWETIAGGDSEDDQEGVRNYDDDNFIDDTGVHPSDRYGSDNEPRSPSHHPQAEEGEEDDEIKDMFKMGKKRKKNEKSPAEVAFLVEKVMAELEVTAEEDADLNRQGKPAINKLKKLPLLTDVLSKKQLQQEFLDHGVLTLLKNWLEPLPDGSLPNINIRAAILQILTDFPIDLEQYDRREQLKKSGLGKVIMFLSKSDEETTSNRKLAKELVDKWSRPIFNKSTRFEDMRNVDDERVPFRRPTIKKPVSNGTGMESRDDVDEFSRERKSGQSSSRQHASRPEATPMDFLVRPQSRIDPDEIRARAKQGIQDQRRMKMNRKLQQLKAPKKKQLQATKLSVEGRGMVKYL, encoded by the exons ATGGCATACGAAGACAATCC GTACCGTGATGAAGATGGGGAGCCATTGATGGACTACGACGACTTTGGAGCTGGTCGCGACCCGTCTCCCGAGCCCCACCAAGATGACGTCCTAGAAGATAACGACGATTGGCCCGACCAAGACCGGTCTCGGACCCCTGTCCACGAGGATCCGTCGTCGTTGAAATCGAAGCCGAGGAAGCGGTTGATCAAGAAGAGCCAAGTTGGAAAATTTCCTGTGATCTCTGATTTGGACGATGATGACGGTGGCGATGGCGATGAGGGCAATCGGAAGAGGttgaagaaggagaagaggCATAAGGGGGAGAAGAAAGGGTCTAAATACCCCAGGAGATCCTCATCTGACAAGGCGGCCACCGATGGTGAGGTCAAGGAGATGTGGGAAACCATCGCCGGCGGCGACTCTGAG GATGATCAAGAGGGTGTCAGGAATTATGACGACGACAACTTTATAGATGACACTGGTGTGCATCCTTCTGATCGGTATGGAAGTGACAACGAACCACGTTCTCCTAGTCACCATCCTcag GCTGAAGAGGGtgaggaagatgatgaaatTAAGGATATGTTTAAGATGGgtaagaaaaggaagaagaatgaaaaaAGTCCTGCAGAAGTAGCATTCCTGGTTGAGAAAGTTATGGCTGAGCTCGAGGTAACAGCTGAAGAGGATGCAGATTTAAATAGACAGGGGAAACCTGCCATTAATAAGCTCAAGAAGTTGCCTCTTCTTACAGACGTCCTGTCAAA GAAGCAGCTTCAACAAGAGTTTTTAGATCATGGAGTGTTAACTCTACTGAAGAATTGGCTTGAACCTCTTCCAGATGGAAGTTTACCGAACATAAATATACGTGCAGCAATTTTACAGATTTTGACTGAT TTCCCTATAGATCTAGAGCAGTATGATAGAAGAGAACAACTGAAAAAGAGTGGCCTTGGAAAG GTCATCATGTTTTTATCAAAATCTGATGAAGAAACAACTTCCAACAGAAAACTTGCGAAGGAATTGGTTGACAAATGG AGTCGACCTATATTTAATAAAAGTACAAGGTTTGAGGATATGAGAAACGTTGACGATGAGAGGGTTCCCTTTAGAAGGCCTACAATTAAAAA GCCAGTGAGTAATGGCACAGGAATGGAATCGAGAGATGATGTGGATGAATTTTCAAG GGAAAGAAAATCTGGCCAATCATCTTCTCGGCAACATGCCTCAAGACCAGAAGCGACACCGATGGACTTTTTGGTGCGCCCACAATCCAGGATTGATCCTGATGAAATTAGAGCCCGTGCTAAACAAGGGATACAAGATCAGCGCCGTATGAAg ATGAATAGGAAGTTACAGCAGTTGAAAGCACCAAAGAAGAAGCAGCTTCAGGCCACAAAATTAAGCGTGGAGGGTCGTGGTATGGTCAAGTATTTGTGA